A stretch of DNA from Bacteroidales bacterium:
TTTCTGATACTATAAATCTCAGCGCCTCAAAATAAAATTTAGCTATGTTGTTGAATGTTGAGTGTTGAATGTTTAATTCATATAATGAGTTGTTTTTTATAACTACTCACTAAAAACAATATAGAACCATAGAATTTTGTATTTGTGTATATTATTTAACAATTTTTAATCTCTGATATTCAAGGATGTATAAAAACAGGGGGAGATTATTTTTTATTAGTTGTTAATTTTTAACAGCTTACCTTTAACCTGAAAAATTAGCTTCGATGAAATTACTTTGTTTAGTTGTACTTGTGTCTTGACACATTGGTTAACAGTTATATTAACAGGTTTTCAATAGCATATTTAATTAAGCCTACAACAGTTTTTGTATTAGTTTTGCGAAAAATATTTTTACGGTGCGACTCTACTGTTCTTTCGCTTATAAAAAGAGAATCGGCAATTTGTCGGTTAGATTTTTCTTTGGCAATTAATTTCAAAATTTCTAATTCACGTTGCGTTAATAATTTACTCGGAGAGTTTTCTTGAACTTGTTCAACAAGAATATCAGCAATTTCCTCGCTTATATAAAACTTGTTTTCTAACACTAAATGCAATGCTTTTAATAATTGTTCCTGCGAAATATTTTTTAACAGGTATGCGTTAACCCCAAGTTTAATGGCTTCCTGCACAATACTTTTTTCATTATGCATGCTTAAAACAATAATTTTAATGTCAGGATATTGTTGTTTTACATCTTTAATCAGTTCTATTCCATTTTTGCCGGGCAATTGTATGTCTGAAATTATTATATCTACATCTTTTCCTTTTAATATTTCCAAGGCAGTATTGTAGTCGTATGCCTCTCCTGCAATTTCAAATTCATCACATGGAAGCAAGCCTTTTATACCATCAATTAATATTTGATGGTCGTCAACAATAAGAATTTTTGGTTTTAAATTCATTAAATTTTAATTCCCATAATTAATATATCATCAACCCTATCATTATTACCTTTCCATTGATTAAAGATATCAAGAAGTTTGGTTTTTTGTTCATTCATTTGTAGTTGATGAAGCTCTTTTAACAATTCTTTAAAATTCTTATATAAAAATTTCCTGCCCCTTATACCACCAAACTGATCAGCATAACCATCAGTAAAAAGATATATTATATCTTCTTTTTGAATAGACATTTTTTGACAAGAAAAAGGTGTTTCTATTTCGCTATAAATACCTATGGGCATTTTATTTGCACAAATTTCTTTAAGTTCATTATTTTGAAATAAATATGCCGAATTATTGGCTCCTGCATATTCAAGAGAATTATTTATTTTATCTATTGTAATTAATGCAATATCCATTCCGTCATTAGCCTCGCCCATCTCTCCTGTTTGATGTAATGAGGCAATAATATTTGCACGTAATTTGTCAAGAATTTCATTTGGCTTAATTATACCTTTTTCGTTAACGATTTTATTCAGCAGTGTTACTCCCAGCATACTCATAAATGCTCCGGGAACACCATGTCCGGTACAATCGGCAACAGCTATTACAATTTTATTTTTGATTTCAGAAAACCAATAAAAATCTCCACTTACAATATCACGAGGTTCGTTAATAATAAAATAATCTAATAAATATTTATTCATTAATTCCTGTGGTGTAAGTAATGCGGATTGTATTCGACTTGCATAAAGAATACTATCTCTGACCTCAATGTTTATTTTAGCAATTTCATCTCTATGACCCTCAATTTCGTTTTTTTGTTTTTTTATTTCTTCCTCAGCCAGTTTTATTTTGGTAATATCAGTATCAATAGCAATAAATTTTATTATATTATTATCTTTATTTAATATTGGTGTAAGTGTTGTTTGTGTCCATATTTCCCTGTTATCTTTAGTATAATTTTTAGTGGAATATATAACTGATGTTTTTTGTTCCTTGCATTTATTGAATTCCTTTTTTATGTTTGGGTTAGAGCTTGTTTTGATAAAATCGTGACCTTTTATAGCCCATATTTCATCAAGAGTATAACCGATAATGCGGGTAAATCCTTCGTTTATCCATTCAATTTTTCCATCAGCGTCAAGAATTAATACAGCATTGTCGGTTTCACTTGCAACAATTGATAGTTTTTCAAGTTCTTTATTTGTTACTTCTAATTCTTCGGCTTGGGCTAAAATTTCTTCTTTTTGTTGTTGTATTTCAGAAGTTCTTTTAGAAACAATATTTTCAAGGTGTAGGTTTGCAGCTTTCAAGCGTTTAATATTAAATTTTACTATTCCCCAAATAAAGAGAACTACTAATAAAAAATAGAAAATATAAGCTAATATAGTTCTATACCAAGGAGGTGTAATTGTAAATTGATATGAAGATTCTATACTTTCAATTTGATATATGTTTTTTGCTTTTACACGAAATATATATTTACCGGGAGGAATATTTGAATATTCTTTTTT
This window harbors:
- a CDS encoding response regulator transcription factor gives rise to the protein MNLKPKILIVDDHQILIDGIKGLLPCDEFEIAGEAYDYNTALEILKGKDVDIIISDIQLPGKNGIELIKDVKQQYPDIKIIVLSMHNEKSIVQEAIKLGVNAYLLKNISQEQLLKALHLVLENKFYISEEIADILVEQVQENSPSKLLTQRELEILKLIAKEKSNRQIADSLFISERTVESHRKNIFRKTNTKTVVGLIKYAIENLLI